In Phoenix dactylifera cultivar Barhee BC4 chromosome 11, palm_55x_up_171113_PBpolish2nd_filt_p, whole genome shotgun sequence, the following are encoded in one genomic region:
- the LOC103709512 gene encoding leucine-rich repeat receptor-like serine/threonine-protein kinase BAM3 isoform X2, whose amino-acid sequence MALFLSSLLLLVLLFLLSPSSASPTNSLSLSLRKQASILVALKQSLYTSDHLLQSWNMSSHAALCSWACVRCDDTKRLVVEVNISNSNISGFISPEIAQLGSLRYLSVAGNSLLGEFPPIITKLSGLRHLNISDNQFNGTLAWNFSTMVELEVFDAYNNDFFGSLPLGLSMLPKLQHLDLGGNYFSGAIPASYGDFKALSYLSLAGNNLSGSIPAELGNLSSLMQLYLGYYNEFDGGIPAELGNLASLVHLDLSSCGLEGEIPPQLGNLEKLDTLFLHANQLGGTIPPHLGNLSSLRYLDVSNNALTGEIPKEFSKLRELVLLHMFFNRFHGEIPELIAELPNLEALMLWQNNFTGAIPPELGRNGKLRELDLSTNKLTGLVPKALCFGRRLEILILLNNFLFGPLPDDLGECSTLSRVRMGQNYLSGSIPRGILYLPELSLMELQNNYLTGVIAEEPTRKPGKLGQLNLSNNRLFGPLPSSIGNFSALEILLLGGNQFTGPMPPQIGLLKHMLKMDMSRNNFSGRIPPEIGDCLLLTYLDLSQNQLTGPIPAQVSQIRILNYLNVSWNHLNQSIPKEIGGLKSLTSADFSHNDLSGRIPETGQFAYFNASSFLANPQLCGSVSNPCNFSSMSQFQPDQQHVVMKTRSMMRRNSKSWKLTAFQKLEFGSEDIVECLKENCIIGRGGAGIVYRGTMPNGEQVAVKRLLGMSKGSSHDNGFSAEIQTLGKIRHRYIVRLLAFCSNKETNLLVYEYMPNGSLGEVLHGKRGGYLNWQIRLRIATEAAKGLCYLHHDCCPPILHRDVKSNNILLDEDFEAHVADFGLAKYLRDTGVSECMSAIAGSYGYIAPEYAYTLRVDEKSDVYSFGVVLLELITGRKPVGDFGEEGLDIVQWARMNTNWSKEGVVKILDPRLINVPLEEAMQVFFVGMLCVQEQSVERPTMREVVQMLEQTKHSYRIRTR is encoded by the exons AtggctctcttcctctcctctctcctcctcctcgtcctcctcttcctcttatcTCCTTCCTCTGCTTCTCCCACCAATTCCCTGAGTTTATCTCTAAGGAAGCAAGCCTCTATCTTGGTTGCCCTCAAGCAGTCTTTATACACCTCAGACCACTTACTCCAGAGCTGGAACATGTCAAGCCATGCAGCCCTTTGCTCATGGGCTTGTGTCCGATGCGACGACACCAAGCGTTTGGTAGTCGAGGTTAATATATCCAACTCGAACATCTCTGGTTTCATCTCCCCAGAAATAGCCCAGCTCGGGAGCCTTAGATACCTTTCAGTCGCCGGAAACAGTCTCTTGGGTGAGTTCCCACCTATCATCACTAAGCTCTCGGGCCTTCGACATCTCAACATCTCGGACAACCAGTTTAATGGTACCTTGGCGTGGAACTTCTCTACAATGGTGGAGCTCGAAGTGTTTGATGCTTACAACAACGACTTCTTCGGGTCTCTTCCTCTTGGCCTTTCAATGCTACCCAAGCTTCAACACCTGGACCTTGGCGGGAATTACTTCTCAGGAGCCATCCCGGCGAGCTATGGCGATTTCAAGGCGCTGAGCTATCTCTCGCTCGCCGGAAATAATCTGAGCGGGTCCATACCGGCCGAGCTTGGCAACCTCAGCAGTCTAATGCAGCTCTACTTGGGTTACTACAACGAGTTTGATGGCGGCATCCCGGCCGAGCTCGGGAATTTGGCAAGCCTAGTCCATCTTGACCTATCAAGCTGCGGCTTGGAGGGCGAGATCCCACCCCAGTTGGGCAATCTAGAGAAGCTGGACACTCTCTTCCTGCATGCTAATCAGCTCGGTGGCACCATTCCTCCCCACTTAGGCAACTTGAGCAGTTTGAGATACCTCGACGTCTCGAACAATGCTCTCACCGGCGAGATCCCAAAAGAGTTCTCCAAGCTCCGGGAACTCGTCTTGCTGCATATGTTCTTTAACCGGTTTCATGGCGAGATTCCAGAGCTCATTGCTGAGCTGCCGAATCTGGAGGCCTTAATGCTCTGGCAGAACAACTTCACCGGGGCAATCCCGCCTGAGCTCGGGCGGAATGGCAAGCTCCGAGAGCTTGATCTGTCAACTAACAAGCTCACCGGATTAGTCCCAAAAGCTCTCTGCTTCGGTCGGAGGCTGGAGATACTAATCTTGCTCAACAACTTCCTCTTTGGTCCCTTACCAGATGATCTCGGAGAATGCTCGACACTCTCGAGGGTTCGAATGGGTCAGAACTACTTGAGCGGGTCCATTCCCCGGGGAATTCTCTACTTACCGGAGCTGTCGCTGATGGAATTGCAGAATAATTATCTCACTGGAGTAATAGCAGAGGAGCCAACAAGGAAGCCCGGGAAGCTAGGCCAGCTCAACCTCTCAAACAACAGGTTGTTCGGGCCTCTGCCGTCATCGATCGGAAACTTCTCTGCATTGGAGATTCTTCTTCTTGGAGGCAACCAGTTCACCGGGCCGATGCCGCCTCAGATAGGCCTACTGAAGCACATGCTGAAGATGGATATGAGCAGGAACAACTTCTCTGGTAGAATTCCCCCCGAGATAGGTGATTGCCTCTTGCTCACATACTTGGATTTGAGCCAGAACCAGCTCACCGGACCGATCCCAGCTCAAGTCTCTCAAATTCGCATACTGAATTACCTCAATGTCTCATGGAACCACTTGAACCAGAGTATTCCGAAGGAGATCGGAGGCTTGAAGAGTCTAACTTCGGCCGACTTCTCGCACAATGATCTCTCCGGTAGAATACCGGAGACCGGGCAGTTCGCTTATTTCAATGCCTCATCTTTTCTTGCCAATCCTCAACTCTGTGGGTCCGTTTCAAATCCATGCAACTTCTCATCGATGTCGCAGTTCCAACCAGACCAACAGCATG TTGTCATGAAGACCCGGTCGATGATGAGGAGGAACTCGAAGTCATGGAAGCTCACAGCATTCCAAAAGTTAGAATTTGGGAGTGAAGACATCGTAGAATGCCTCAAAGAGAACTGCATTATAGGTAGAGGAGGAGCTGGAATTGTCTACAGAGGAACCATGCCGAATGGGGAGCAGGTTGCAGTGAAGCGGTTGCTGGGGATGAGCAAAGGGTCTTCGCATGATAATGGATTCTCTGCAGAGATACAGACTTTGGGTAAGATAAGACATCGGTATATCGTCCGGTTGCTCGCATTCTGTTCTAATAAGGAGACTAATTTGCTCGTCTATGAGTACATGCCGAATGGAAGCCTGGGAGAAGTACTTCATGGGAAGAGAGGAGGGTACCTCAATTGGCAAATTAGGCTGAGGATTGCAACTGAGGCAGCCAAGGGATTATGCTACCTGCACCATGATTGCTGTCCTCCCATACTTCACAGGGATGTCAAATCCAATAACATCTTATTGGATGAAGACTTTGAAGCTCATGTTGCGGACTTCGGCCTAGCCAAGTATCTGAGGGACACCGGAGTCTCCGAATGCATGTCAGCCATTGCTGGTTCTTATGGCTACATTGCTCCGG AGTATGCATACACTCTGAGGGTTGATGAGAAGAGCGATGTTTACAGCTTCGGAGTTGTTCTCTTAGAGCTGATCACCGGTAGGAAACCAGTGGGGGACTTTGGAGAGGAAGGACTAGACATTGTCCAGTGGGCAAGGATGAACACAAATTGGAGCAAAGAAGGGGTGGTGAAGATTTTAGACCCAAGGCTGATCAATGTTCCATTGGAAGAGGCCATGCAGGTGTTCTTCGTGGGGATGCTCTGCGTCCAAGAGCAGAGCGTCGAGCGGCCCACCATGAGAGAGGTTGTTCAGATGCTTGAACAGACGAAGCACTCATACAGGATCCGGACACGCTGA
- the LOC103709512 gene encoding leucine-rich repeat receptor-like serine/threonine-protein kinase BAM3 isoform X1, whose product MALFLSSLLLLVLLFLLSPSSASPTNSLSLSLRKQASILVALKQSLYTSDHLLQSWNMSSHAALCSWACVRCDDTKRLVVEVNISNSNISGFISPEIAQLGSLRYLSVAGNSLLGEFPPIITKLSGLRHLNISDNQFNGTLAWNFSTMVELEVFDAYNNDFFGSLPLGLSMLPKLQHLDLGGNYFSGAIPASYGDFKALSYLSLAGNNLSGSIPAELGNLSSLMQLYLGYYNEFDGGIPAELGNLASLVHLDLSSCGLEGEIPPQLGNLEKLDTLFLHANQLGGTIPPHLGNLSSLRYLDVSNNALTGEIPKEFSKLRELVLLHMFFNRFHGEIPELIAELPNLEALMLWQNNFTGAIPPELGRNGKLRELDLSTNKLTGLVPKALCFGRRLEILILLNNFLFGPLPDDLGECSTLSRVRMGQNYLSGSIPRGILYLPELSLMELQNNYLTGVIAEEPTRKPGKLGQLNLSNNRLFGPLPSSIGNFSALEILLLGGNQFTGPMPPQIGLLKHMLKMDMSRNNFSGRIPPEIGDCLLLTYLDLSQNQLTGPIPAQVSQIRILNYLNVSWNHLNQSIPKEIGGLKSLTSADFSHNDLSGRIPETGQFAYFNASSFLANPQLCGSVSNPCNFSSMSQFQPDQQHGAKTQLPGKFKLLFALGLLTCSIVFATTVVMKTRSMMRRNSKSWKLTAFQKLEFGSEDIVECLKENCIIGRGGAGIVYRGTMPNGEQVAVKRLLGMSKGSSHDNGFSAEIQTLGKIRHRYIVRLLAFCSNKETNLLVYEYMPNGSLGEVLHGKRGGYLNWQIRLRIATEAAKGLCYLHHDCCPPILHRDVKSNNILLDEDFEAHVADFGLAKYLRDTGVSECMSAIAGSYGYIAPEYAYTLRVDEKSDVYSFGVVLLELITGRKPVGDFGEEGLDIVQWARMNTNWSKEGVVKILDPRLINVPLEEAMQVFFVGMLCVQEQSVERPTMREVVQMLEQTKHSYRIRTR is encoded by the exons AtggctctcttcctctcctctctcctcctcctcgtcctcctcttcctcttatcTCCTTCCTCTGCTTCTCCCACCAATTCCCTGAGTTTATCTCTAAGGAAGCAAGCCTCTATCTTGGTTGCCCTCAAGCAGTCTTTATACACCTCAGACCACTTACTCCAGAGCTGGAACATGTCAAGCCATGCAGCCCTTTGCTCATGGGCTTGTGTCCGATGCGACGACACCAAGCGTTTGGTAGTCGAGGTTAATATATCCAACTCGAACATCTCTGGTTTCATCTCCCCAGAAATAGCCCAGCTCGGGAGCCTTAGATACCTTTCAGTCGCCGGAAACAGTCTCTTGGGTGAGTTCCCACCTATCATCACTAAGCTCTCGGGCCTTCGACATCTCAACATCTCGGACAACCAGTTTAATGGTACCTTGGCGTGGAACTTCTCTACAATGGTGGAGCTCGAAGTGTTTGATGCTTACAACAACGACTTCTTCGGGTCTCTTCCTCTTGGCCTTTCAATGCTACCCAAGCTTCAACACCTGGACCTTGGCGGGAATTACTTCTCAGGAGCCATCCCGGCGAGCTATGGCGATTTCAAGGCGCTGAGCTATCTCTCGCTCGCCGGAAATAATCTGAGCGGGTCCATACCGGCCGAGCTTGGCAACCTCAGCAGTCTAATGCAGCTCTACTTGGGTTACTACAACGAGTTTGATGGCGGCATCCCGGCCGAGCTCGGGAATTTGGCAAGCCTAGTCCATCTTGACCTATCAAGCTGCGGCTTGGAGGGCGAGATCCCACCCCAGTTGGGCAATCTAGAGAAGCTGGACACTCTCTTCCTGCATGCTAATCAGCTCGGTGGCACCATTCCTCCCCACTTAGGCAACTTGAGCAGTTTGAGATACCTCGACGTCTCGAACAATGCTCTCACCGGCGAGATCCCAAAAGAGTTCTCCAAGCTCCGGGAACTCGTCTTGCTGCATATGTTCTTTAACCGGTTTCATGGCGAGATTCCAGAGCTCATTGCTGAGCTGCCGAATCTGGAGGCCTTAATGCTCTGGCAGAACAACTTCACCGGGGCAATCCCGCCTGAGCTCGGGCGGAATGGCAAGCTCCGAGAGCTTGATCTGTCAACTAACAAGCTCACCGGATTAGTCCCAAAAGCTCTCTGCTTCGGTCGGAGGCTGGAGATACTAATCTTGCTCAACAACTTCCTCTTTGGTCCCTTACCAGATGATCTCGGAGAATGCTCGACACTCTCGAGGGTTCGAATGGGTCAGAACTACTTGAGCGGGTCCATTCCCCGGGGAATTCTCTACTTACCGGAGCTGTCGCTGATGGAATTGCAGAATAATTATCTCACTGGAGTAATAGCAGAGGAGCCAACAAGGAAGCCCGGGAAGCTAGGCCAGCTCAACCTCTCAAACAACAGGTTGTTCGGGCCTCTGCCGTCATCGATCGGAAACTTCTCTGCATTGGAGATTCTTCTTCTTGGAGGCAACCAGTTCACCGGGCCGATGCCGCCTCAGATAGGCCTACTGAAGCACATGCTGAAGATGGATATGAGCAGGAACAACTTCTCTGGTAGAATTCCCCCCGAGATAGGTGATTGCCTCTTGCTCACATACTTGGATTTGAGCCAGAACCAGCTCACCGGACCGATCCCAGCTCAAGTCTCTCAAATTCGCATACTGAATTACCTCAATGTCTCATGGAACCACTTGAACCAGAGTATTCCGAAGGAGATCGGAGGCTTGAAGAGTCTAACTTCGGCCGACTTCTCGCACAATGATCTCTCCGGTAGAATACCGGAGACCGGGCAGTTCGCTTATTTCAATGCCTCATCTTTTCTTGCCAATCCTCAACTCTGTGGGTCCGTTTCAAATCCATGCAACTTCTCATCGATGTCGCAGTTCCAACCAGACCAACAGCATGGTGCCAAAACCCAACTCCCGGGAAAATTTAAGCTCCTCTTTGCACTAGGCCTCTTAACCTGTTCTATTGTTTTTGCCACGACAGTTGTCATGAAGACCCGGTCGATGATGAGGAGGAACTCGAAGTCATGGAAGCTCACAGCATTCCAAAAGTTAGAATTTGGGAGTGAAGACATCGTAGAATGCCTCAAAGAGAACTGCATTATAGGTAGAGGAGGAGCTGGAATTGTCTACAGAGGAACCATGCCGAATGGGGAGCAGGTTGCAGTGAAGCGGTTGCTGGGGATGAGCAAAGGGTCTTCGCATGATAATGGATTCTCTGCAGAGATACAGACTTTGGGTAAGATAAGACATCGGTATATCGTCCGGTTGCTCGCATTCTGTTCTAATAAGGAGACTAATTTGCTCGTCTATGAGTACATGCCGAATGGAAGCCTGGGAGAAGTACTTCATGGGAAGAGAGGAGGGTACCTCAATTGGCAAATTAGGCTGAGGATTGCAACTGAGGCAGCCAAGGGATTATGCTACCTGCACCATGATTGCTGTCCTCCCATACTTCACAGGGATGTCAAATCCAATAACATCTTATTGGATGAAGACTTTGAAGCTCATGTTGCGGACTTCGGCCTAGCCAAGTATCTGAGGGACACCGGAGTCTCCGAATGCATGTCAGCCATTGCTGGTTCTTATGGCTACATTGCTCCGG AGTATGCATACACTCTGAGGGTTGATGAGAAGAGCGATGTTTACAGCTTCGGAGTTGTTCTCTTAGAGCTGATCACCGGTAGGAAACCAGTGGGGGACTTTGGAGAGGAAGGACTAGACATTGTCCAGTGGGCAAGGATGAACACAAATTGGAGCAAAGAAGGGGTGGTGAAGATTTTAGACCCAAGGCTGATCAATGTTCCATTGGAAGAGGCCATGCAGGTGTTCTTCGTGGGGATGCTCTGCGTCCAAGAGCAGAGCGTCGAGCGGCCCACCATGAGAGAGGTTGTTCAGATGCTTGAACAGACGAAGCACTCATACAGGATCCGGACACGCTGA
- the LOC103709514 gene encoding serine/threonine-protein kinase RHS3-like isoform X1 translates to MTSLSHDTGAGRYPISCPSPSRRPVANLEATPEKGKKALSNKKKLDPVTKDGTALTSGDSWPLVSRQPSSSPCPEIPMRSKASSTSISSSTATSCMNSSDAKISNSGTCSVDRDSTGSTRSDSLDSFTTASIKRHSGSDSRWKAIQLCYSKDPPLGLNHFYLLKRLGYGDIGSVYLVELKNTSTYFAMKVMDKASLVSRNKLIRAQTEREILGLLDHPFLPTLYSHVETGKFYCLVMEYCSGGNLNSLRQKQPNKYFSEQAARFYASEVLLALEYLHMLGVIYRDLKPENVLVREDGHIMLSDFDLSLRCSVNPTLVKSSSTHDGIGESMLDSEHAVQGCVQPTAFFPRILPKRNRKSKSDFGLEKGALPELMAEPTNARSMSFVGTHEYLAPEIIRGEGHGSAVDWWTFGIFLYELMHGKTPFKGSGNRDTLLNVVGRPLKFPEVPVVSSVARDLIRSLLVKDPEKRIAYRRGATEIKQHPFFEGVNWALVRSSTPPHIPEPVDFARFACKEVHNLGKKATEFGITGNDVSKVNTNDSSHLDFEYF, encoded by the exons ATGACAAGTCTGAGTCATGATACTGGAGCTGGGCGGTATCCCATTTCTTGCCCGAGCCCAAGCCGAAGACCTGTTGCAAATCTAGAAGCAACACCAGAGAAAGGGAAGAAAGCATTAAGCAACAAGAAAAAATTAGATCCAGTAACCAAAGATGGTACTGCTTTGACATCAGGGGACTCATGGCCATTGGTGTCAAGGCAACCAAGCTCCAGCCCTTGTCCGGAAATACCAATGAGATCAAAGGCATCATCCACCTCCATATCCTCCTCAACAGCAACATCATGCATGAATTCAAGTGACGCAAAGATCAGCAATTCAGGTACCTGCTCTGTAGACCGAGATAGCACTGGTAGCACCCGTAGTGACAGCTTAGACAGTTTCACTACAGCATCCATCAAGCGGCACTCCGGGAGTGATTCTCGTTGGAAGGCCATTCAGCTATGTTATTCCAAAGATCCCCCTCTTGGCCTAAACCATTTCTATCTCCTGAAGCGCCTTGGCTATGGAGACATTGGCAGTGTTTATCTTGTCGAGCTCAAGAACACTAGCACCTATTTTGCCATGAAGGTTATGGACAAGGCCTCACTTGTTAGTAGAAATAAGCTAATCCGGGCACAAACTGAAAGGGAAATTCTTGGCCTCCTTGATCATCCTTTTCTACCAACTTTATATTCCCATGTTGAGACAGGCAAGTTTTATTGCTTAGTCATGGAGTATTGTAGTGGAGGGAATCTAAACTCTCTCCGGCAGAAGCAGCCTAACAAGTATTTCAGTGAGCAGGCTGCACG TTTTTATGCTTCTGAGGTGTTGCTTGCACTCGAGTACTTGCACATGCTTGGTGTTATATATAGGGACCTGAAGCCGGAAAATGTACTTGTCAGAGAGGATGGCCATATTATGCTATCCGACTTCGACCTGTCACTGCGGTGCTCCGTCAATCCAACACTTGTCAAGTCCTCATCCACTCATGATGGCATCGGCGAAAGCATGCTTGACAGTGAGCATGCAGTACAGGGCTGTGTCCAACCAACGGCATTCTTTCCCCGCATACTTCCTAAAAGGAACCGGAAGTCCAAATCGGACTTTGGCCTTGAGAAAGGGGCCCTCCCAGAACTAATGGCGGAGCCAACAAATGCACGCTCGATGTCATTCGTTGGGACTCATGAGTATCTGGCCCCTGAGATCATCCGAGGAGAGGGCCATGGCAGTGCAGTTGACTGGTGGACGTTTGGCATCTTTTTGTATGAGCTAATGCATGGGAAAACACCTTTCAAGGGGTCGGGAAATCGAGATACACTTTTAAATGTAGTAGGCCGGCCATTGAAGTTCCCAGAGGTGCCGGTGGTGAGTTCAGTTGCCCGAGACCTCATTCGCAGCCTCTTGGTGAAGGACCCAGAGAAAAGGATTGCGTACCGAAGAGGTGCCACCGAGATTAAGCAACATCCATTTTTCGAGGGGGTGAACTGGGCATTGGTGAGGAGCTCCACACCACCTCATATACCTGAACCAGTGGACTTTGCACGATTCGCTTGCAAGGAAGTTCATAACCTTGGGAAGAAGGCCACTGAATTTGGCATTACTGGTAATGATGTGAGTAAGGTCAACACAAATGATTCTTCTCATCTTGATTTTGAGTATTTTTGA
- the LOC103709514 gene encoding serine/threonine-protein kinase AGC1-7-like isoform X2, translating into MTSLSHDTGAGRYPISCPSPSRRPVANLEATPEKGKKALSNKKKLDPVTKDGTALTSGDSWPLVSRQPSSSPCPEIPMRSKASSTSISSSTATSCMNSSDAKISNSGTCSVDRDSTGSTRSDSLDSFTTASIKRHSGSDSRWKAIQLCYSKDPPLGLNHFYLLKRLGYGDIGSVYLVELKNTSTYFAMKVMDKASLVSRNKLIRAQTEREILGLLDHPFLPTLYSHVETGKFYCLVMEYCSGGNLNSLRQKQPNKYFSEQAAREDGHIMLSDFDLSLRCSVNPTLVKSSSTHDGIGESMLDSEHAVQGCVQPTAFFPRILPKRNRKSKSDFGLEKGALPELMAEPTNARSMSFVGTHEYLAPEIIRGEGHGSAVDWWTFGIFLYELMHGKTPFKGSGNRDTLLNVVGRPLKFPEVPVVSSVARDLIRSLLVKDPEKRIAYRRGATEIKQHPFFEGVNWALVRSSTPPHIPEPVDFARFACKEVHNLGKKATEFGITGNDVSKVNTNDSSHLDFEYF; encoded by the exons ATGACAAGTCTGAGTCATGATACTGGAGCTGGGCGGTATCCCATTTCTTGCCCGAGCCCAAGCCGAAGACCTGTTGCAAATCTAGAAGCAACACCAGAGAAAGGGAAGAAAGCATTAAGCAACAAGAAAAAATTAGATCCAGTAACCAAAGATGGTACTGCTTTGACATCAGGGGACTCATGGCCATTGGTGTCAAGGCAACCAAGCTCCAGCCCTTGTCCGGAAATACCAATGAGATCAAAGGCATCATCCACCTCCATATCCTCCTCAACAGCAACATCATGCATGAATTCAAGTGACGCAAAGATCAGCAATTCAGGTACCTGCTCTGTAGACCGAGATAGCACTGGTAGCACCCGTAGTGACAGCTTAGACAGTTTCACTACAGCATCCATCAAGCGGCACTCCGGGAGTGATTCTCGTTGGAAGGCCATTCAGCTATGTTATTCCAAAGATCCCCCTCTTGGCCTAAACCATTTCTATCTCCTGAAGCGCCTTGGCTATGGAGACATTGGCAGTGTTTATCTTGTCGAGCTCAAGAACACTAGCACCTATTTTGCCATGAAGGTTATGGACAAGGCCTCACTTGTTAGTAGAAATAAGCTAATCCGGGCACAAACTGAAAGGGAAATTCTTGGCCTCCTTGATCATCCTTTTCTACCAACTTTATATTCCCATGTTGAGACAGGCAAGTTTTATTGCTTAGTCATGGAGTATTGTAGTGGAGGGAATCTAAACTCTCTCCGGCAGAAGCAGCCTAACAAGTATTTCAGTGAGCAGGCTGCACG AGAGGATGGCCATATTATGCTATCCGACTTCGACCTGTCACTGCGGTGCTCCGTCAATCCAACACTTGTCAAGTCCTCATCCACTCATGATGGCATCGGCGAAAGCATGCTTGACAGTGAGCATGCAGTACAGGGCTGTGTCCAACCAACGGCATTCTTTCCCCGCATACTTCCTAAAAGGAACCGGAAGTCCAAATCGGACTTTGGCCTTGAGAAAGGGGCCCTCCCAGAACTAATGGCGGAGCCAACAAATGCACGCTCGATGTCATTCGTTGGGACTCATGAGTATCTGGCCCCTGAGATCATCCGAGGAGAGGGCCATGGCAGTGCAGTTGACTGGTGGACGTTTGGCATCTTTTTGTATGAGCTAATGCATGGGAAAACACCTTTCAAGGGGTCGGGAAATCGAGATACACTTTTAAATGTAGTAGGCCGGCCATTGAAGTTCCCAGAGGTGCCGGTGGTGAGTTCAGTTGCCCGAGACCTCATTCGCAGCCTCTTGGTGAAGGACCCAGAGAAAAGGATTGCGTACCGAAGAGGTGCCACCGAGATTAAGCAACATCCATTTTTCGAGGGGGTGAACTGGGCATTGGTGAGGAGCTCCACACCACCTCATATACCTGAACCAGTGGACTTTGCACGATTCGCTTGCAAGGAAGTTCATAACCTTGGGAAGAAGGCCACTGAATTTGGCATTACTGGTAATGATGTGAGTAAGGTCAACACAAATGATTCTTCTCATCTTGATTTTGAGTATTTTTGA
- the LOC103709515 gene encoding transcription initiation factor TFIID subunit 11 gives MKDPFEAAVEEQESPPESPIPPEEEAGGPSAAADGDEEEVEARSQPAASAPLSAAAGGGRAKEEDEEEEEENMEELSKIPSGGDPDKLAKMQAILSQFTEEQMSRYESFRRSGFQKANMKRLLTSITGTQKISVPMTIVVSGIGKMFVGELVETARIIMTERKESGPIRPCHIREAYRRMKLEGKIPRRSVPRLFR, from the exons ATGAAGGATCCCTTCGAGGCCGCCGTCGAGGAGCAAGAATCTCCTCCGGAATCGCCGATCCCGCCGGAGGAGGAAGCCGGCGGCCCATCGGCTGCGGCCGACGGCGACGAGGAGGAGGTCGAAGCGCGGTCGCAGCCCGCTGCCTCGGCACCCTTGTCCGCCGCTGCCGGCGGGGGGAGGGCGAAGGAggaagatgaggaggaggaggaggagaacatGGAGGAGCTCAGCAAGATTCCCTCCGGCGGCGACCCCGACAAGCTGGCCAAGATGCA GGCCATTCTATCCCAATTCACGGAGGAGCAAATGAGTCGTTACGAGTCATTTCGGAGGTCTGGTTTTCAGAAAGCTAACATGAAAAGG CTATTAACAAGCATCACTGGAACTCAAAAGATTTCTGTACCCATGACAATCGTGGTGTCAGGAATAGGAAAAATGTTCGTTGGAGAGCTCGTGGAGACAG CTAGAATAATCATGacagaaagaaaagagagtggGCCCATCAGGCCTTGTCACATCAGAGAAGCATATAGAAGAATGAAGCTTGAAGGGAAGATACCAAGGCGATCGGTTCCAAGGCTCTTCCGGTAG